A region of Nostoc sp. 'Peltigera membranacea cyanobiont' N6 DNA encodes the following proteins:
- a CDS encoding Uma2 family endonuclease produces the protein MVREYSPQRHLPPLENGDRLTRPEFERRYAAAPHIKKAELIEGIVYVASPLRHEQHGKPHSRVITWLGVYQSFTPGVDLSDAPTVRLDLDNEPQPDVVLFIEPDAGGQTRLSSDGYIEGSPELIVEIAASSAAIDTGSKKQVYRRNGVLEYVIWQSYENKIEWFCLIDGDYRLLSPGADGIIRSGVFPGLWLAVEALLNNQMVRVLEVVQAGLKSPEHNAFVQQLKK, from the coding sequence ATGGTTAGAGAGTACTCACCCCAGAGACATCTGCCTCCGCTTGAAAATGGCGATCGCTTAACTCGCCCTGAATTTGAACGGCGTTATGCGGCTGCACCCCATATCAAGAAAGCAGAACTGATTGAAGGAATTGTTTACGTGGCATCTCCATTAAGACATGAGCAACATGGCAAACCCCACAGTCGGGTTATAACTTGGTTAGGAGTCTACCAATCATTTACTCCTGGCGTTGATTTGAGTGATGCCCCAACCGTCAGACTAGATTTAGACAATGAACCCCAGCCAGATGTAGTACTGTTTATTGAACCAGACGCAGGCGGACAAACCCGTTTAAGCAGCGACGGTTACATTGAAGGATCTCCCGAATTAATTGTTGAAATTGCAGCGAGTAGTGCCGCTATTGATACAGGGAGCAAAAAGCAGGTTTATCGCCGTAATGGGGTGTTGGAGTACGTAATCTGGCAATCTTACGAGAATAAAATTGAATGGTTTTGCCTAATTGATGGCGACTATCGATTGCTATCTCCCGGTGCAGATGGAATTATTCGCTCTGGGGTGTTTCCAGGTTTGTGGTTAGCGGTGGAGGCGCTGTTAAACAATCAGATGGTGCGCGTGTTGGAGGTGGTGCAAGCGGGGTTGAAGTCACCGGAACATAATGCTTTTGTGCAGCAGTTGAAGAAATAG
- the bchH gene encoding magnesium chelatase subunit H, with translation MKRIVLVAGFESFNADLYRKAAFLANSRCPELDIRVFSDRDLTSQRAEVEAALDGADVFFGSLLFDYDRVVWLRDRISQIPIRLVFESALELMSLTKVGDFAIGDKPKGMPKPVKFILDKFSNGREEDKLAGYISFLKIGPKLLKYVPVQKVQDLRNWLIIYGYWNAGGTENVASLFWTLAEKYLDLKVGDIPPLIETPNIGLLHPDYQGFFESPREYLEWYLVGRASCPPFDNGGQDGHATKPVVGILLYRKHVITKLPYIPQLIRSFEKAGLTPLPIFINGVEGHVAVRDLMTTDYEIQQRQLGNIETPSLFSEAVKVDAIVSTIGFPLVGGPAGSMEGGRQIEVAKRILTAKNVPYIVAAPLLIQDIHSWTRQGVGGLQSVVLYALPELDGAIDTIPLGGLVGENIYLIPERVQRLIDRVKSWVALRQKPASERKIAIILYGFPPGYGAVGTAALLNVPRSLLKFLHALKEQGYTVGDLPDDGEELIRWVKEADESNPLVGQSSRLPLNGGQDAHPTSTVNVRTLEKWLGYLQTSRIEKQWKSLTGTGIKTYGDEFQIGGVQLGNVWIGVQPPLGIQGDPMRLMFERDLTPHPQYVAYYKWLQNEFQADALVHFGMHGTVEWLPGSPLGNTGYSWSDILLGNLPNLYIYAANNPSESMLAKRRGYGVLISHNVPPYGRAGLYKELVALRDLIAEYREDPQKNYVLKEGICKKIVDSGLDADCPFADAKRLGIAFTPENVRMFSDRAFDDYLVELYEYLQVLENRLFSSGLHTLGEKPSEEELESYLEAYFGGEEEENEPRSRSVSQRRREGREEEERLIRDLLMQSTDELTNLLRGLNGEYIPPAPGGDLLRDGAGVLPTGRNIHALDPYRMPSPAAYERGREVAQKIIAQHLDEYGKYPETVAVMLWGLDAIKTKGESLGILLELVGAEPIKEGTGRVVRYELKPLAEVGHPRIDVLGNLSGIFRDSFVNIIELLDDLFQRAADADEPEDRNFIRRHALALKAQGVENPSARLFSNPAGDFGSLVNDRVVDGNWESGEDLGNTWQSRNVFSYGREDKGQARPEVLNTLLKTSDRIVQEIDSVEYGLTDIQEYYANTGGLKKAAEKQSGKKVTTSFVESFSKDTTPRNLDDLLRMEYRTKLVNPKWAQAMANQGSGGAFEISQRMTALIGWGGTADFTDDWVYDQAADTYALDAEMADKLRKANPEAFRNILGRMLEAHGRGFWEADGDKLDKLRQLYELTDEELEGVTV, from the coding sequence ATGAAACGCATCGTCTTGGTTGCTGGGTTTGAATCATTCAACGCTGACTTGTACAGAAAAGCCGCTTTTTTGGCTAACTCTCGCTGTCCTGAGTTGGATATTCGGGTATTTAGCGATCGCGATCTTACCAGCCAACGGGCCGAGGTAGAAGCAGCCCTTGATGGCGCTGATGTATTTTTCGGTAGCCTGCTATTTGATTACGATCGGGTTGTGTGGTTGCGCGATCGCATTTCCCAAATTCCCATCCGTCTAGTCTTTGAGTCAGCCTTAGAATTGATGAGTTTAACCAAGGTGGGTGACTTTGCCATTGGCGACAAGCCCAAAGGAATGCCCAAACCAGTTAAATTCATCCTCGACAAATTTAGCAACGGCCGAGAAGAAGACAAACTCGCTGGTTACATCAGCTTCTTAAAAATTGGCCCCAAACTACTGAAATATGTCCCAGTGCAAAAAGTCCAAGACTTACGCAACTGGTTAATTATCTATGGTTATTGGAATGCTGGCGGGACAGAAAACGTCGCTTCATTATTTTGGACACTAGCAGAAAAATACTTAGATTTAAAAGTCGGCGACATTCCGCCGTTAATCGAAACCCCCAATATCGGATTACTCCATCCCGATTATCAAGGGTTTTTTGAATCACCCCGCGAATATTTAGAATGGTATCTTGTGGGGCGGGCATCTTGCCCGCCCTTTGACAATGGCGGGCAAGATGGCCACGCCACAAAACCTGTTGTGGGGATTTTACTTTACCGAAAACATGTCATCACCAAACTACCCTACATTCCCCAACTAATTCGCAGTTTTGAAAAAGCCGGGTTAACTCCTTTACCCATCTTCATCAACGGCGTAGAAGGACACGTGGCGGTACGAGATTTAATGACAACCGACTATGAAATTCAGCAACGACAACTAGGTAATATAGAAACACCCTCACTATTTAGTGAAGCAGTTAAAGTAGATGCGATCGTTTCCACAATTGGCTTTCCTCTGGTGGGTGGCCCGGCTGGTTCAATGGAAGGTGGCCGGCAAATAGAAGTAGCAAAACGCATTCTCACAGCCAAGAATGTACCTTATATTGTTGCCGCACCACTATTAATTCAAGATATTCACTCGTGGACGCGCCAAGGTGTCGGCGGATTGCAAAGTGTGGTGTTGTACGCCTTACCAGAATTAGATGGGGCAATTGATACCATTCCCCTTGGTGGTTTGGTGGGCGAAAATATTTATCTGATTCCCGAACGAGTGCAGCGATTAATTGATAGGGTGAAAAGCTGGGTAGCTTTGCGACAAAAACCTGCATCGGAACGCAAGATTGCCATTATTTTATATGGGTTTCCGCCAGGTTATGGGGCTGTAGGGACGGCTGCATTATTAAATGTGCCGCGTAGTTTGCTGAAGTTTCTCCACGCACTTAAAGAACAAGGTTACACCGTCGGAGATTTACCAGACGATGGGGAAGAATTGATTCGCTGGGTAAAAGAAGCAGATGAATCTAATCCTCTTGTGGGGCAGTCGTCTCGCCTGCCCCTAAATGGCGGGCAAGATGCCCACCCCACAAGTACTGTTAATGTTCGCACTCTAGAAAAATGGTTGGGATATTTGCAAACTTCCCGCATCGAAAAACAATGGAAATCTCTCACGGGAACTGGTATTAAAACCTATGGCGATGAATTTCAGATTGGCGGTGTGCAATTAGGCAATGTCTGGATAGGTGTACAACCACCTTTGGGGATACAAGGCGACCCGATGCGCTTAATGTTTGAACGAGATTTAACGCCTCATCCGCAATATGTAGCTTATTATAAATGGCTGCAAAATGAGTTTCAAGCTGATGCTTTAGTTCACTTTGGAATGCATGGAACGGTGGAATGGTTGCCTGGTTCTCCGTTGGGTAATACTGGTTATTCTTGGTCGGATATTCTGTTAGGAAATTTGCCTAATCTATATATATATGCGGCGAATAATCCGTCTGAATCGATGTTGGCGAAACGTCGCGGTTATGGTGTATTGATTTCTCATAATGTACCTCCTTATGGGCGGGCAGGTTTGTATAAGGAATTGGTGGCGTTGCGTGATTTGATTGCGGAGTATCGGGAAGATCCACAAAAGAATTATGTTTTGAAGGAAGGGATTTGTAAGAAAATTGTGGATTCTGGGTTGGATGCAGATTGTCCGTTTGCGGATGCTAAACGGTTGGGGATTGCGTTTACTCCTGAAAATGTGCGGATGTTTAGCGATCGCGCTTTTGATGATTATTTGGTGGAGTTGTATGAATATTTGCAGGTTTTAGAAAATCGGTTGTTTTCTTCGGGGTTGCATACTTTGGGGGAAAAGCCGAGTGAGGAGGAGTTGGAGTCGTATTTGGAAGCTTATTTTGGGGGGGAGGAGGAGGAGAACGAACCGCGTTCGCGTAGCGTCTCGCAGAGAAGGCGCGAAGGACGCGAAGAGGAGGAAAGGTTAATAAGGGATTTGTTGATGCAGTCTACGGATGAGTTAACGAATTTGTTAAGGGGGTTGAATGGGGAGTATATTCCGCCTGCGCCTGGTGGGGATTTATTAAGGGATGGGGCTGGTGTTTTGCCGACTGGGAGGAATATTCATGCTTTAGATCCTTATCGGATGCCTTCGCCTGCGGCTTATGAACGGGGACGGGAAGTTGCCCAAAAAATTATTGCCCAGCATTTGGATGAATATGGGAAATATCCTGAAACGGTGGCGGTGATGCTTTGGGGGTTGGATGCGATTAAAACTAAGGGTGAATCTTTGGGGATTCTGTTGGAGTTGGTGGGGGCTGAACCTATTAAGGAAGGAACTGGTAGGGTTGTTCGTTATGAGTTGAAGCCGTTGGCTGAGGTTGGACATCCCCGGATTGATGTGTTGGGTAATTTGTCTGGGATTTTTCGGGATAGTTTTGTAAATATCATCGAATTGTTGGATGATTTATTTCAACGGGCGGCTGATGCTGATGAACCGGAAGATCGCAATTTTATTAGAAGACACGCTTTGGCTTTAAAAGCCCAAGGTGTGGAAAATCCATCGGCGAGATTGTTTTCTAATCCTGCGGGTGATTTTGGTTCTTTGGTGAACGATCGCGTGGTGGATGGTAACTGGGAATCTGGTGAGGATTTGGGTAATACTTGGCAGAGTCGCAATGTATTCAGCTACGGGAGAGAAGATAAAGGTCAAGCTAGACCGGAAGTTTTGAATACTCTGTTAAAAACTAGCGATCGCATTGTTCAAGAAATCGATTCGGTAGAATATGGTTTAACTGATATTCAAGAATATTACGCCAATACGGGCGGTTTGAAAAAGGCAGCAGAAAAACAAAGCGGTAAGAAGGTGACAACTAGCTTTGTGGAAAGTTTCTCGAAGGATACGACACCGCGCAATTTAGACGATTTGCTGCGAATGGAGTATCGCACGAAGTTGGTAAATCCCAAATGGGCGCAAGCGATGGCGAATCAAGGTTCTGGTGGTGCTTTTGAAATTTCTCAACGGATGACGGCGTTGATTGGTTGGGGTGGTACTGCCGATTTTACCGATGATTGGGTTTATGACCAAGCGGCTGATACTTATGCGTTAGACGCAGAGATGGCGGATAAATTACGGAAGGCAAATCCTGAAGCTTTCCGCAATATTTTAGGGAGAATGTTAGAAGCGCATGGGCGGGGTTTCTGGGAAGCTGATGGTGATAAGTTAGATAAGTTGCGTCAGTTATATGAGTTAACGGATGAAGAGTTGGAAGGTGTGACAGTTTAG
- a CDS encoding response regulator, with translation MTKDKGQMTASLTPLGLTALEVCSDESVYAPGHIQPHGILVMLQEPQLTILQISENAEQFFGISAEALLGKPLRRLFSRAQVQRLAGYLTEDNLELGNPFKLKTRRKVAQTDWQRKNQTFRGVMHRMVDGLILELEPQRSIKSTHSIQFYRRLQAAIANLRNATNVTNLAQILAKEVKAMTGFDRVMIYRFEADDSGVVIAQEKQTHLETYLGLHYLAIDVSAPAHKLFYRNRMRFIPDVNYTPVSLIPTNHPLTDAPLDLSNSLLRGVSPCHVEYLQNMGVAGSMTISLLDDKHLWGLIACHHYSPKLVDYETRKACEFLGQFASIELVHQQERELQIYRTQVKTIQDELQQKLLQDANLLEQVFSRNSSQLLDLVHAQGAAILLDGHLILVGQTPSDTQVQQLVTWLVQHNEERVFATDSLSRLYLQAKAFKDRASGILAISILFNHVKQKSYHILWFRSEQIQTVNWAGNPQDAVTINEIGEMHLCPRKSFEVWKETVRETSLPWKVAELEAASEMRNTLMLVVLEFSQTALEQAAEQAAIANRAKSQFLAKMSHELRTPLNAILGFTQLMNRSDAIPSEFQEHLGIVSRSGEHLLTLINDVLEMSKIEAGQLQLTENCFDLHQLIHSIIDMVALKALEKRIDLIAEQHPNVPRYVYGDESKLRQILLNLLTNAIKFTTTGSVTLRLQAFVNSLNSKQRSSSDSKAIITLHLEVEDTGCGIAQSDIENVFEAFMQTEEGRHAKGTGLGLSISRQFARLMGGDITVQSTLSQESTFICEVLLSLVNSVDIIASQTPRAVIGLEAGQPNYRILVVEDFRENRQLLVRLLESVGFEVCAAKNGSEAIALWSEWQPHLILMDIQMPGIDGYETTQQIRDTQAGKDVVIIALTAYAFEEDYTTSIQSGCNDHITKPFLETVLFDKMAHYLGVRYRYREEALSELDRKSLSAKDFQVMPPEWIIQVHQAALDLNDAELYNLIAQIPNQEQVLANALKYLVDNFQLEAIATLTQIHENDCG, from the coding sequence ATGACAAAGGACAAAGGACAAATGACAGCCTCACTCACCCCTTTGGGACTAACGGCTTTAGAAGTGTGCAGTGATGAATCGGTGTATGCTCCCGGTCATATTCAGCCGCATGGAATATTGGTGATGCTGCAAGAGCCACAGCTGACAATTTTACAGATTAGTGAAAATGCGGAACAGTTTTTTGGGATTTCGGCAGAAGCATTACTGGGTAAACCCTTACGACGGTTGTTTTCCCGCGCTCAAGTGCAGCGACTTGCTGGTTACCTGACTGAAGATAATCTAGAACTTGGCAATCCGTTTAAGCTAAAAACACGGCGGAAGGTTGCCCAGACCGATTGGCAACGAAAAAATCAGACATTCAGAGGTGTAATGCACCGGATGGTAGATGGGTTGATCTTGGAACTAGAACCTCAGCGATCCATCAAAAGCACCCACTCAATCCAGTTCTATCGCCGCCTGCAAGCTGCGATCGCTAATCTTCGTAATGCTACTAACGTGACGAATCTAGCCCAAATCCTTGCCAAAGAGGTGAAAGCGATGACTGGGTTCGATCGGGTGATGATCTACCGCTTTGAGGCAGACGATAGTGGTGTGGTGATTGCCCAAGAGAAACAGACGCATTTAGAAACCTATCTGGGACTGCACTATTTGGCAATAGATGTTTCTGCACCAGCCCACAAATTGTTTTACCGCAATCGAATGCGATTCATTCCCGATGTCAATTACACTCCTGTGTCGCTGATTCCCACCAACCATCCTCTGACAGATGCACCCCTCGATCTAAGTAATTCTCTGTTACGGGGAGTGTCACCCTGTCACGTTGAATACTTACAGAATATGGGGGTTGCTGGGTCGATGACGATTTCGTTGCTCGACGACAAACACCTCTGGGGATTAATTGCCTGTCACCATTACAGCCCGAAGCTAGTGGATTATGAAACTCGCAAAGCCTGTGAGTTTTTAGGACAGTTTGCCTCAATCGAACTGGTGCATCAGCAAGAACGAGAATTGCAGATTTACCGAACGCAGGTGAAAACAATTCAGGATGAACTGCAACAGAAGTTATTGCAGGATGCCAATTTGCTTGAGCAAGTTTTTAGCCGAAACTCTTCTCAATTACTGGATCTAGTTCATGCTCAAGGAGCCGCGATTTTGCTTGATGGTCATCTGATATTAGTTGGTCAAACGCCATCGGATACCCAGGTGCAGCAACTTGTGACATGGTTGGTGCAACACAACGAAGAACGAGTGTTTGCTACCGATTCCCTCTCACGTTTATATCTACAAGCAAAAGCATTTAAAGATCGAGCTAGCGGCATCTTAGCAATTTCCATCTTATTCAACCATGTCAAGCAAAAGTCTTACCACATTCTCTGGTTTCGATCGGAGCAAATCCAGACGGTGAATTGGGCGGGAAACCCCCAGGATGCAGTCACCATCAACGAAATTGGCGAGATGCATTTGTGTCCCCGCAAGTCCTTTGAAGTGTGGAAAGAAACCGTGCGAGAAACTTCCTTGCCTTGGAAAGTTGCCGAACTAGAAGCCGCCAGTGAGATGCGAAATACGCTGATGTTGGTAGTACTGGAGTTTTCCCAGACAGCTTTAGAACAAGCCGCAGAACAAGCTGCGATCGCTAACCGCGCCAAAAGTCAATTCCTCGCTAAAATGAGCCACGAACTCAGAACTCCCCTGAATGCCATTTTGGGATTTACTCAGTTGATGAATCGTAGCGACGCAATTCCATCTGAATTTCAAGAACATTTAGGGATCGTCAGCCGCAGTGGAGAACACTTACTAACCCTGATCAATGATGTGTTGGAAATGTCTAAAATTGAAGCGGGTCAGTTACAGCTAACAGAAAACTGTTTTGATTTGCATCAGCTAATTCACTCCATCATCGATATGGTTGCCCTCAAAGCTTTAGAGAAAAGAATCGATCTGATTGCAGAGCAGCATCCCAACGTTCCTCGCTATGTGTATGGTGACGAATCAAAACTACGCCAAATTCTGCTCAACCTATTAACCAATGCGATCAAATTTACGACAACAGGTAGTGTCACCCTGCGATTACAAGCTTTCGTCAATTCACTTAATTCAAAACAACGCAGTTCCTCTGATTCCAAAGCAATTATCACCCTTCATTTGGAAGTTGAAGATACTGGATGTGGCATCGCTCAGTCTGATATAGAGAATGTGTTTGAAGCCTTCATGCAAACAGAAGAAGGTCGCCATGCTAAAGGTACAGGCTTAGGCTTATCGATTAGCCGTCAATTTGCCCGGTTAATGGGTGGTGATATTACAGTGCAAAGCACCTTGAGTCAAGAGTCAACTTTCATTTGTGAGGTTTTACTGAGTCTGGTAAACTCAGTGGATATCATTGCCTCCCAAACGCCTCGCGCTGTTATCGGTTTGGAAGCGGGACAGCCAAATTATCGCATTCTGGTAGTGGAAGACTTTAGAGAAAATCGCCAGTTACTCGTCAGGCTATTGGAATCAGTTGGGTTCGAGGTATGTGCAGCCAAAAACGGCAGCGAAGCGATCGCTCTGTGGTCAGAATGGCAACCACACCTGATTTTGATGGACATTCAAATGCCGGGAATTGATGGCTATGAAACTACCCAGCAAATTCGAGACACACAAGCAGGTAAAGATGTAGTGATTATTGCGCTGACAGCCTATGCCTTTGAGGAAGATTACACCACTAGCATTCAGTCAGGCTGCAATGACCATATCACCAAACCATTTCTAGAAACTGTTCTATTTGATAAAATGGCACACTACTTAGGAGTCCGTTACCGCTACCGCGAAGAAGCTTTATCGGAGTTAGATCGGAAATCCCTAAGTGCCAAAGATTTTCAGGTAATGCCGCCAGAGTGGATTATTCAGGTGCATCAAGCAGCACTCGATCTCAACGATGCCGAACTCTACAATCTCATCGCTCAAATCCCCAACCAGGAGCAAGTTCTCGCCAATGCCCTGAAATATCTGGTCGATAACTTCCAGCTAGAAGCGATCGCAACTCTAACCCAAATTCACGAAAACGACTGTGGCTAA
- a CDS encoding GGDEF domain-containing response regulator yields MANLLKSASETNILIVDDTPDNLRLLTKILESQGYIIRKSLNGRMALQAAYRYPPDLILLDINMPEMNGYEVCQQLKASKTTDQIPIIFISALDQINDKVQAFELGGQDYITKPFQELEVLMRVKNQLLIKQQYQQLLEQNQRLEHEIQERLKAEADIRQLSLTDDLTGLYNRRGFFWLANQQFKIAQRTQMLCCLLFVDLDGLKQINDSLGHEIGDRMIVDTAQILKQTFRDSDIVARLGGDEFVIFVPICSKNTDEFYPRLQASIDRYNQDRNYLYQLSISIGVTQCTLNENVSLEQLIEEADKLMYEHKRAKRLVEH; encoded by the coding sequence GTGGCTAATTTACTTAAATCTGCTTCTGAAACAAATATTCTCATCGTAGACGATACCCCCGATAATCTCCGATTGTTAACTAAAATACTAGAGTCGCAGGGCTATATTATCCGTAAATCTCTCAATGGGAGAATGGCATTACAAGCTGCTTATCGATATCCGCCAGATTTGATTTTGCTTGACATCAATATGCCCGAAATGAACGGCTATGAAGTTTGTCAACAGTTGAAAGCATCAAAAACAACAGATCAAATTCCGATTATTTTTATTAGTGCCCTTGACCAAATCAATGATAAAGTTCAGGCATTTGAACTGGGTGGACAAGACTATATTACCAAGCCGTTTCAAGAACTTGAAGTGCTAATGCGAGTCAAAAACCAGCTACTCATCAAACAGCAATACCAACAACTTCTCGAACAAAATCAACGCCTAGAGCATGAAATTCAAGAACGTCTAAAGGCTGAAGCAGACATAAGACAGCTATCTCTCACTGATGATTTGACAGGATTATATAATCGACGGGGTTTCTTTTGGCTGGCAAATCAGCAATTTAAAATTGCCCAGAGGACACAAATGTTGTGTTGTCTTTTGTTTGTTGATTTAGATGGTTTAAAGCAGATTAATGACTCTCTAGGGCATGAAATAGGAGACAGAATGATCGTTGACACAGCCCAAATACTAAAGCAAACTTTCCGTGATTCTGATATTGTTGCCCGTCTAGGAGGAGATGAATTTGTAATATTTGTTCCTATCTGCTCTAAGAATACAGATGAATTTTATCCTCGATTGCAAGCAAGTATCGATCGCTATAATCAAGATCGTAACTATTTATATCAACTATCTATAAGTATTGGCGTGACACAATGCACCTTGAATGAAAACGTTTCGCTAGAACAATTGATAGAAGAGGCTGACAAGCTCATGTATGAACATAAACGTGCTAAACGCCTCGTAGAACATTAA
- a CDS encoding inositol monophosphatase family protein — protein sequence MSTTPTTRLILETLLPHLKVAAAYANFLQPKIAALPAKEQANNFFSAALTDADVAIQNLVEVVLLGTFPEIRFYGEEYESSNNTKYFRATELGSEGDYLVTLDPIDGTKFYMDGHSNYQIILSILNYDEFEAVIAISPAQNIYFYALRGEGAFKGTLDMNLEACTPLHITSAKPAILLGWGMNAIAPSLKDRYQVIDIATDYSSDIQIPNLNGILSGDLSGAVIKSGKFIDSAALAFIAKEAGWIVTTLDGSTLPPLHTCKNYSLPGLIVAASKSVHQDLLKAMQSVAV from the coding sequence ATGTCCACAACACCAACTACCCGATTAATTTTAGAGACTTTACTCCCCCATCTGAAAGTAGCAGCAGCTTATGCCAATTTTCTGCAACCAAAAATTGCTGCACTTCCCGCCAAAGAACAAGCAAACAACTTTTTTAGTGCTGCACTGACTGATGCAGATGTGGCTATTCAAAATTTGGTAGAAGTAGTATTACTAGGCACTTTCCCAGAGATTCGCTTTTATGGTGAAGAATATGAAAGCTCTAATAATACCAAGTATTTTCGCGCTACCGAACTCGGTTCAGAAGGTGATTACTTAGTAACACTTGACCCGATTGATGGGACGAAGTTTTACATGGATGGACATTCTAATTACCAAATTATTCTCAGTATTCTAAATTATGATGAATTTGAAGCAGTAATTGCCATTTCCCCTGCCCAAAACATTTATTTTTATGCCCTTCGAGGTGAAGGTGCTTTTAAAGGGACGCTCGATATGAACTTAGAAGCCTGTACCCCTTTACATATAACATCCGCCAAACCTGCTATTTTGTTGGGATGGGGGATGAATGCGATCGCACCTTCACTAAAAGATCGATATCAAGTAATCGATATAGCAACTGATTACTCTAGCGATATTCAAATTCCCAATCTTAATGGTATTCTCAGTGGCGACTTGAGTGGAGCAGTCATCAAATCAGGTAAGTTTATTGATAGTGCTGCACTGGCTTTTATTGCGAAAGAGGCTGGTTGGATTGTGACTACTCTAGACGGTTCAACTTTACCGCCACTGCATACTTGTAAAAACTATAGTCTGCCTGGATTGATCGTAGCTGCCTCAAAATCTGTTCATCAAGATTTACTTAAAGCGATGCAAAGTGTAGCTGTTTGA
- a CDS encoding 2-dehydropantoate 2-reductase, with amino-acid sequence MKICIVGAGAIGGYLGAKLALAGEAVTLIARGSHLEAIQKNGLKLLMADGSSQIATPTLATSDIEEAGTQDVVILTVKAHSVPAIAPSLPALYNPHTMVVTAQNGVPWWYFRQHGGEYEGTRIQSVDPDGIIEASIGAERAIGCVVYPATEIIEPGVIKHIEGDRFTLGEIDGSKSDRIQLLAQTLKQAGFKAPIRNQIRTEIWIKLWGNVAFNPISALTGATLEDICRYPLTRELARQMMTETQAIAENLGIKFGITLEQRINGAENVGAHKTSMLQDIEGGRATEIDAIVGAVAELGKLTQIPTPYIDAIYASVKLLEATKIKV; translated from the coding sequence ATGAAAATCTGTATTGTTGGCGCGGGTGCGATTGGTGGATATTTAGGGGCAAAACTGGCACTTGCAGGTGAAGCCGTGACGCTGATTGCGCGTGGTTCTCATTTGGAAGCAATTCAAAAAAATGGGCTGAAGTTGCTCATGGCAGACGGTTCTAGCCAAATTGCTACTCCGACTTTAGCAACTAGTGATATTGAGGAAGCGGGGACACAAGATGTAGTAATTTTAACTGTTAAGGCTCACAGTGTACCTGCGATCGCACCCTCTCTTCCTGCACTCTACAATCCTCACACAATGGTGGTGACAGCCCAAAATGGCGTTCCTTGGTGGTACTTTCGTCAGCATGGCGGTGAGTATGAAGGTACGCGGATTCAATCTGTCGATCCAGATGGAATTATTGAAGCTAGTATCGGTGCTGAACGCGCCATTGGTTGTGTGGTTTACCCGGCAACTGAAATAATTGAACCAGGTGTGATCAAACATATTGAAGGCGATCGCTTTACTCTCGGTGAAATTGATGGGAGTAAAAGCGATCGCATCCAATTATTGGCACAAACTCTCAAACAGGCAGGATTCAAAGCACCAATCCGCAATCAAATTCGTACAGAAATTTGGATCAAGTTGTGGGGGAATGTGGCATTTAATCCCATAAGTGCCTTAACTGGTGCTACTTTAGAGGATATTTGCCGCTATCCCCTTACCCGCGAACTAGCGCGGCAAATGATGACTGAAACTCAAGCGATCGCAGAAAATTTGGGTATAAAGTTTGGCATCACTTTAGAACAGCGAATTAATGGGGCTGAAAATGTTGGCGCTCACAAAACCTCAATGCTACAAGATATTGAAGGCGGACGCGCTACGGAGATAGACGCGATCGTTGGCGCGGTGGCAGAATTGGGAAAACTCACTCAAATTCCCACACCTTATATTGATGCTATTTATGCCAGCGTCAAGCTGCTGGAAGCGACAAAAATAAAAGTTTGA